One region of Duncaniella freteri genomic DNA includes:
- a CDS encoding SusC/RagA family TonB-linked outer membrane protein — translation MRKLLSLLLTFLTVSVSAIAQEITIQGKVVFSGDNEPLIGATIIPVGGGTGVSTDIDGNFSLKVPDTVKKINVSYVGMTTQQVDVTPGQPMTIALSTSEAMLDEVVVTAFGVKRDRKGLGYAVQDLKAEDLNTAGTTSLSSAMQGKLSGVEIRPSSGAPGASSNITIRGVRSFSGNNAPLYVIDGMPVESTPDVVQSANGMVSHASYADRAIDINPDDIESINVLKGQAAAALYGIRATNGVIVITTKRGSGLTSSRPVITVSTDLSSERISRKFKHQDIYAQGMGGKYDPTASMTWGPKISELPNDANYGGNTDNSYTRQYGMHPGMYYNPKRAQAGLDGWTTPQIYDNVGDFFSNGFTENANFSITQRTDRTSYAFGLNNSHQEGVVKNTGLDRWGARGALDWYINSQWKVGFTSNYVHTNIRTAPQANSGIVNVVYSAPAEYDLKGIPSSVPGDPSKQISFRSTTFNNPYWWAENNAYTQSTQRFYGNAYVEYRPQINWGDAFDLMIKEQMGLDAYTSRYSTIQEMGTAQANTGYIENQTYTRQTFNNLITANFTAELGDNRDWNFGLLVGNEVNNDKLVSSDYIGSGLAFYGQPTISNCTTMTYGYEAPSQDRTVGIFFNASAAWRDMLFLNVTGRNDWVSSMPRGNRSFFYPSVSLSWVFTELEALKGNDILTFGKIRSSYAEVGQAGAYLKNFAYTPTYGGGFYGIDPVNYPINGVSSFVTYWREYDPNLKPQTTKNWELGLDLRMWNDRVKFEYTYSYQDVRDQIFQVPMDGATGYQSIMTNGGRITTNTHEINASVTAYTSRDFAIDLGVNWTKYESIVKELAPGVDNIMLGGFVEPQVRAYTGYSYPVIFGNSFMRDEATGLLLLDADGLPMTDGNSKVIGTCTPDFNMGISTNIRYKRFNLSSTWSWQKGGEMYHGTYGTMQSFGATQESADREQKIHVSGIDYDTRKPVEYDVDRYRWNDVYYNISEGMIVDTDFVKLRDLTLTYQLPRIAGFDISVSGFARNVLVWAKMDDFDPESSVGNNNSGGYFERYSLPNTASFGGGLKLTF, via the coding sequence ATGAGAAAGCTATTATCATTACTTCTTACATTCCTCACGGTGAGTGTGAGCGCGATTGCTCAGGAAATCACCATCCAAGGGAAAGTGGTCTTTTCAGGCGACAACGAGCCATTGATCGGAGCCACCATTATCCCGGTGGGAGGAGGAACAGGTGTCAGCACCGATATTGACGGAAATTTTTCGCTTAAAGTGCCCGATACAGTCAAGAAAATCAACGTAAGCTACGTCGGGATGACCACACAACAGGTTGATGTGACACCTGGACAACCTATGACCATTGCTCTCAGCACCTCTGAGGCTATGCTTGATGAGGTCGTAGTGACAGCCTTCGGTGTGAAGCGTGACCGCAAAGGGCTCGGATATGCCGTTCAGGACCTCAAAGCCGAGGACCTCAACACAGCAGGCACCACATCACTGTCGAGCGCGATGCAGGGAAAACTCTCAGGAGTGGAGATACGCCCCTCGTCAGGAGCCCCCGGAGCGTCAAGCAATATCACGATCCGCGGTGTCAGATCATTCTCCGGCAATAACGCGCCTCTTTATGTAATAGACGGCATGCCTGTCGAATCCACCCCGGACGTGGTACAGTCAGCCAACGGAATGGTGTCGCACGCATCGTATGCCGACCGCGCCATCGATATCAATCCTGACGACATCGAGTCAATCAACGTGCTCAAAGGACAGGCAGCCGCAGCTCTATACGGCATACGCGCCACCAACGGTGTGATAGTCATTACCACCAAGCGTGGAAGCGGACTCACAAGCTCACGACCTGTCATCACAGTATCGACCGACCTGTCAAGCGAACGCATATCCCGGAAGTTCAAACATCAGGACATCTATGCTCAGGGTATGGGAGGAAAGTATGACCCCACAGCTTCAATGACATGGGGCCCCAAGATATCCGAACTCCCTAACGACGCAAACTATGGCGGCAACACCGACAACAGCTACACACGCCAGTACGGAATGCATCCCGGCATGTACTACAACCCCAAGCGCGCACAAGCCGGACTGGACGGATGGACAACACCTCAGATATATGACAATGTTGGCGATTTCTTCTCAAACGGATTTACCGAGAATGCCAATTTCTCAATAACCCAGCGCACCGACCGCACATCCTATGCATTCGGACTCAACAACTCCCATCAGGAAGGTGTGGTCAAGAACACAGGTCTTGACCGCTGGGGTGCACGCGGAGCCCTCGACTGGTACATCAACAGCCAGTGGAAAGTAGGCTTCACCTCCAATTATGTACACACCAACATCCGCACAGCCCCACAGGCCAACTCCGGCATTGTGAACGTAGTCTACTCGGCTCCTGCCGAATATGACCTCAAGGGCATACCTTCGTCAGTCCCCGGAGATCCATCAAAACAGATCTCTTTCCGATCCACAACATTCAACAATCCATACTGGTGGGCAGAAAACAATGCCTACACCCAGTCCACACAGAGATTCTACGGCAACGCTTACGTTGAATACCGTCCGCAGATCAACTGGGGAGACGCATTTGACCTCATGATAAAAGAGCAGATGGGTCTCGACGCCTACACCTCACGCTACTCCACAATACAGGAGATGGGAACAGCCCAGGCCAACACAGGATACATCGAGAATCAGACATACACCCGCCAGACGTTCAACAACCTCATCACCGCCAACTTCACCGCAGAGTTAGGTGACAACCGCGACTGGAACTTCGGGCTCCTCGTGGGAAACGAGGTCAACAATGACAAGCTCGTATCATCCGACTATATAGGCTCAGGGCTCGCTTTCTACGGACAGCCCACCATCAGTAATTGCACCACTATGACCTACGGTTACGAAGCACCATCCCAGGACCGTACCGTCGGCATCTTCTTCAACGCGTCCGCCGCATGGCGCGACATGCTCTTCCTTAACGTCACCGGACGTAACGACTGGGTATCGTCAATGCCACGAGGCAACCGCTCATTCTTCTATCCCTCAGTATCTCTGTCATGGGTGTTCACCGAACTTGAAGCCCTGAAAGGCAACGATATCCTCACATTCGGCAAGATCCGCTCATCATATGCCGAAGTGGGTCAGGCTGGAGCCTATCTCAAGAACTTTGCCTATACACCCACTTACGGAGGCGGCTTCTACGGCATCGACCCTGTCAACTATCCGATCAATGGAGTGTCGTCGTTCGTTACATACTGGCGTGAGTACGACCCCAATCTCAAACCACAGACCACCAAGAACTGGGAACTCGGACTCGACCTCCGCATGTGGAACGACCGCGTGAAATTCGAGTACACATATTCTTATCAGGATGTGCGCGACCAGATATTCCAGGTTCCGATGGACGGTGCCACAGGCTACCAGAGCATAATGACCAACGGAGGACGCATCACCACCAACACTCATGAGATCAACGCATCTGTCACAGCCTACACATCACGTGATTTCGCAATCGACCTCGGTGTCAACTGGACCAAATACGAATCCATTGTCAAGGAACTCGCTCCCGGCGTCGACAACATCATGCTCGGCGGATTCGTTGAGCCTCAGGTACGAGCCTACACAGGTTACAGCTATCCCGTGATATTCGGCAACTCCTTCATGCGCGACGAGGCAACCGGGCTATTGCTCCTCGATGCCGACGGACTCCCTATGACCGACGGCAACTCCAAGGTGATAGGCACATGCACACCCGACTTCAATATGGGCATAAGCACCAACATCCGATACAAGCGTTTCAACCTCTCATCCACATGGAGCTGGCAGAAGGGCGGCGAGATGTATCACGGAACATACGGAACAATGCAGTCGTTCGGCGCAACCCAGGAATCAGCCGACCGCGAGCAGAAGATCCACGTCTCAGGTATCGATTATGACACACGCAAGCCTGTGGAGTATGATGTGGACCGATACAGGTGGAACGATGTGTACTACAACATATCAGAAGGCATGATTGTCGACACCGACTTCGTCAAGCTCAGAGATCTAACCCTCACCTACCAGCTCCCACGCATTGCCGGATTCGACATAAGTGTATCAGGATTCGCACGCAACGTGCTTGTATGGGCAAAAATGGATGATTTCGATCCCGAGTCATCCGTCGGCAACAACAATTCAGGAGGCTACTTCGAGAGATATTCCCTCCCTAACACAGCTTCATTCGGCGGAGGCCTCAAACTCACATTCTAA
- a CDS encoding MarC family protein has translation MDNLPFAFICLTSFFTLANPLGTMPVFLSMTKDLDNSQRTAIAKRATIISFIILICFTVCGQVLFTLFGISTNGFRIAAGFVIFKIGFDMLQAKYSHVKLSEEEVKVYANDISITPLAIPMLCGPGAIANGIMLMDDSTSLTMQGILIGSIALIYLLTYVILSASTRLVKLLGDTGINVMMRLMGLILTVIAVECFVGGVKPILIEIIQSGNGLI, from the coding sequence ATGGATAATCTACCTTTTGCTTTTATTTGTCTCACATCGTTTTTCACATTGGCTAATCCGCTGGGCACTATGCCTGTGTTCCTGTCAATGACCAAGGATCTTGACAACTCGCAGCGTACGGCTATTGCCAAGCGTGCCACTATCATTTCATTCATCATTCTGATATGTTTCACGGTGTGTGGTCAGGTGCTTTTCACATTGTTCGGAATATCGACCAACGGTTTTCGCATCGCTGCGGGATTCGTTATCTTTAAGATTGGCTTTGATATGTTGCAGGCGAAATATTCCCATGTGAAACTTAGCGAGGAGGAGGTCAAGGTCTATGCCAATGACATATCCATAACCCCTCTTGCCATACCTATGCTCTGTGGTCCGGGCGCGATAGCAAACGGTATTATGCTTATGGATGATTCCACTTCTCTGACTATGCAGGGTATCCTCATAGGGTCCATCGCATTGATATATCTGCTGACTTATGTGATACTGAGTGCTTCGACGCGTCTTGTGAAATTGCTTGGCGACACAGGCATCAATGTGATGATGCGTCTCATGGGGCTTATACTTACGGTGATAGCTGTGGAGTGTTTTGTCGGTGGCGTGAAACCTATTCTTATCGAGATTATCCAATCCGGGAACGGTCTTATATGA
- a CDS encoding thiamine pyrophosphate-dependent enzyme yields MTPEEIKQPCNIVASKPRLLNDNTMHYCPGCSHGVVHKLVAEVIEEMGAEHSAIAIAPVGCAVMAYNYIDVDWIEAAHGRAPAIATAVKRLNPSRLVFTYQGDGDLAAIGTAETIHAANRGENIAIIFINNGIYGMTGGQMAPTTLEGMVTATTPYGRRVDLNGYPLNISSLLAQLPGTSYVTRQCVHTAPAVRKTKKAIRQAFENSMQGKGTSVVEIVSTCVSGWKMTPEKANKWMEENMFEHYPLGDLKNE; encoded by the coding sequence ATGACACCTGAAGAAATCAAGCAGCCCTGCAATATCGTAGCATCCAAGCCACGGCTCCTCAACGACAACACAATGCACTATTGCCCGGGATGCTCCCATGGAGTGGTCCACAAGTTAGTGGCCGAGGTGATAGAAGAGATGGGGGCCGAGCACTCAGCCATAGCAATAGCACCGGTAGGATGCGCCGTGATGGCCTACAACTATATTGACGTTGACTGGATCGAAGCGGCCCACGGTCGTGCACCGGCGATAGCAACAGCCGTAAAAAGGCTCAACCCCTCGCGCCTGGTGTTCACATATCAGGGCGACGGCGACCTTGCTGCCATAGGCACAGCCGAGACCATCCATGCAGCCAACCGCGGCGAAAACATAGCCATAATCTTCATCAATAACGGCATATACGGCATGACCGGAGGGCAGATGGCTCCCACCACACTCGAAGGCATGGTGACAGCCACCACCCCCTACGGCAGACGCGTAGACCTGAACGGATATCCCCTCAACATCTCCTCGCTGCTCGCCCAGCTCCCTGGCACGAGCTATGTGACACGCCAGTGCGTTCACACAGCACCCGCTGTAAGAAAAACCAAGAAAGCCATACGCCAGGCTTTCGAAAACTCGATGCAGGGCAAGGGCACATCGGTAGTGGAAATCGTATCAACATGCGTTTCAGGATGGAAAATGACTCCTGAAAAAGCTAATAAATGGATGGAAGAGAACATGTTCGAGCACTATCCGCTCGGTGACTTGAAAAACGAATAA
- a CDS encoding 3-methyl-2-oxobutanoate dehydrogenase subunit VorB, producing MEEEVTLMKGNEAIAHAAVRYGVDGYFGYPITPQSEILETLEELMPWDTTGMVVLQAESEVAAINMVYGGAATGKACMTSSSSPGISLKQEGISYIAAGELPALIINCMRGGPGLGTIQPSQSDYFQATKGGGHGDYHLIVLAPASVQEMADFVGLGFDLAYKYRNPVMMLADGVVGQMMERVKLPAPRPRRTDEEIARECPWAVTGCPESRKPNIMTTLELVPQEMEKHNLHLQEKYRHIEEFEPRWEEHETEDAEYLIVAFGCVARICQKAMEDARAQGIKVGLLRPITLWPFPSEAIKRLSKRMKGILVVELNAGQMIEDVRLSLEEPRPVHHFGRMGGIVMDPDEVLVALKEKFEL from the coding sequence ATGGAAGAAGAAGTAACATTAATGAAAGGCAATGAGGCTATAGCCCATGCAGCCGTACGCTACGGAGTGGACGGCTATTTCGGCTACCCCATCACGCCTCAGAGCGAAATCCTCGAAACCCTTGAAGAGCTCATGCCGTGGGACACCACCGGCATGGTAGTGCTTCAGGCGGAGAGCGAAGTAGCAGCAATCAATATGGTGTATGGCGGAGCCGCCACTGGTAAAGCCTGCATGACATCATCCTCCAGCCCAGGCATAAGCTTGAAGCAGGAGGGAATATCATACATAGCCGCCGGCGAACTCCCCGCACTCATCATCAACTGTATGCGCGGAGGCCCCGGACTCGGAACCATACAGCCATCACAGAGCGACTATTTCCAAGCCACCAAAGGTGGAGGTCACGGCGACTACCATCTGATAGTACTCGCGCCTGCATCCGTACAGGAAATGGCCGATTTCGTTGGGCTCGGCTTTGACCTTGCCTACAAATACCGCAATCCCGTGATGATGCTTGCCGACGGCGTGGTAGGTCAGATGATGGAGCGTGTCAAGCTACCTGCCCCACGCCCGCGCCGCACCGATGAAGAGATAGCCCGCGAATGCCCCTGGGCAGTCACCGGATGTCCCGAGTCGCGCAAACCCAACATCATGACAACCCTTGAGCTTGTGCCTCAGGAGATGGAGAAACACAATCTGCACCTACAGGAAAAATACCGCCACATCGAGGAATTCGAACCACGATGGGAGGAGCATGAGACCGAAGACGCAGAGTATCTCATAGTGGCATTCGGATGCGTGGCACGCATATGTCAGAAAGCCATGGAGGATGCCCGCGCCCAAGGAATCAAAGTAGGTCTTCTCCGTCCCATAACCCTGTGGCCTTTCCCCTCTGAAGCCATCAAGCGTCTGAGCAAAAGGATGAAAGGTATTCTCGTAGTGGAACTTAACGCCGGTCAGATGATCGAAGATGTGCGCCTGAGCCTCGAAGAGCCTCGCCCCGTGCACCATTTCGGACGCATGGGCGGCATAGTCATGGACCCTGACGAAGTACTCGTCGCACTTAAAGAAAAGTTTGAGCTATGA
- a CDS encoding 4Fe-4S binding protein → MAKITGAVDIDRERCKGCDLCVVACPCNVLKLQTKDVNDRGYHYAQDIAPEACIGCAACATVCPDGCITVYRVVEKS, encoded by the coding sequence ATGGCAAAAATTACAGGTGCTGTGGACATAGACCGAGAGAGGTGCAAAGGATGTGACCTCTGTGTAGTGGCTTGCCCATGCAATGTGCTCAAGCTTCAGACCAAGGATGTCAACGACCGTGGTTATCACTACGCCCAGGATATCGCCCCTGAAGCCTGCATAGGGTGTGCAGCCTGTGCCACCGTCTGCCCTGACGGATGCATCACAGTGTACCGCGTAGTTGAAAAATCCTGA
- a CDS encoding ABC transporter ATP-binding protein — protein sequence MIEVKDIIKSYDGLRVLDEASLTINDGEFLSIVGPSGAGKTTLLQIIGSLETPDSGKVIYDGTDIVKMKEAQLAAFRNRNMGFVFQFHQLLPEFSMAENVAMPAMIGGMGRKEAMERAAELLDGLGLGGRLTHRPNQLSGGERQRAAVARALINDPKVILADEPSGSLDSHNREELYRLFFDLRSTTGKTFIIVTHDESLACNSDRVIHMADGRIIDDIHSI from the coding sequence ATGATTGAAGTAAAGGACATAATCAAGAGCTATGACGGCCTGCGGGTGCTTGACGAGGCGAGCCTCACCATCAATGATGGCGAGTTTCTCTCCATTGTCGGGCCCAGCGGAGCCGGCAAAACCACGCTGCTTCAGATAATAGGCTCTCTCGAAACTCCCGACAGCGGCAAAGTGATCTACGACGGCACCGACATAGTGAAGATGAAGGAAGCCCAACTCGCAGCATTCCGCAACCGCAATATGGGTTTCGTATTCCAGTTCCATCAGCTGCTGCCCGAATTCTCGATGGCTGAAAATGTAGCCATGCCTGCCATGATAGGCGGCATGGGACGCAAAGAAGCCATGGAAAGAGCCGCCGAACTGCTGGACGGACTCGGCCTGGGCGGACGACTCACCCACCGCCCCAATCAGCTATCGGGTGGCGAACGCCAACGTGCAGCCGTGGCGCGCGCCCTAATCAACGACCCCAAGGTGATCCTTGCCGACGAACCGTCAGGAAGCCTTGACTCCCACAACCGCGAAGAGCTATACAGGCTGTTCTTCGACCTGCGCTCGACCACCGGCAAAACATTCATAATCGTAACCCACGACGAATCGCTCGCATGCAACTCCGACAGAGTCATCCACATGGCCGACGGCAGAATCATTGACGACATCCACTCAATATAA
- the pfkA gene encoding 6-phosphofructokinase, with protein MAQINCVGILTSGGDAPGMNAAIRAVTRSAIYGGLRVKGIYRGYRGLITDEIVEFRTQNVSNIIQAGGTILKTARCKEFTTPEGRQLAYDNLKRQEIDALVVIGGDGSLTGARIFANEFNIPIIGLPGTIDNDLYGTDSTIGYDTALNTIMECVDKIRDTATSHERLFFIEVMGRDAGFLALNGAIASGAEAAIIPEISTEVDQLAELIEHGFRKSKNSSIVLVAESPVTGGAMGLAERVKNEYPGYDVRVSILGHLQRGGSPTAFDRILASRMGSAAIDALLEDQRNVMIGMRNDEIVYVPFSKAIKNDKPIKRDLVDTLRRLSI; from the coding sequence ATGGCACAAATTAATTGCGTGGGCATCCTCACCTCAGGAGGTGACGCCCCAGGAATGAACGCCGCCATCCGCGCGGTAACACGCTCCGCCATATACGGTGGACTCCGTGTGAAAGGCATATACCGCGGCTATCGCGGACTGATCACTGATGAGATTGTAGAATTCAGGACCCAGAACGTATCCAACATCATACAGGCAGGCGGCACAATCCTCAAGACAGCCCGCTGCAAGGAGTTCACCACTCCCGAGGGCCGCCAGTTGGCTTACGACAATCTCAAACGCCAGGAGATCGACGCCCTTGTGGTGATCGGAGGTGACGGCTCACTCACCGGTGCCCGCATCTTTGCCAACGAATTCAACATCCCCATCATAGGACTCCCCGGCACCATCGACAACGACCTATACGGCACCGACTCCACTATCGGTTACGACACAGCCCTGAACACCATCATGGAATGTGTCGACAAGATACGTGACACCGCCACAAGCCACGAACGGCTGTTCTTCATTGAAGTCATGGGCCGTGACGCAGGGTTCCTCGCCCTCAACGGTGCCATCGCTTCCGGAGCCGAGGCAGCCATCATACCGGAAATATCCACCGAGGTCGACCAGCTTGCCGAGCTCATAGAACACGGTTTCCGCAAAAGCAAGAATTCATCCATCGTTCTCGTTGCCGAGAGCCCTGTGACAGGAGGCGCGATGGGGCTTGCGGAACGTGTCAAAAACGAATATCCCGGATATGACGTACGAGTATCAATACTCGGTCACCTACAGCGCGGCGGTTCTCCCACTGCATTCGACCGCATACTTGCTTCGCGCATGGGTTCAGCCGCAATCGACGCTCTTCTTGAGGACCAGCGCAATGTGATGATAGGTATGCGCAACGACGAGATCGTATATGTGCCTTTCTCCAAAGCAATCAAGAACGACAAGCCCATCAAGCGTGACCTTGTCGACACCCTGCGCCGACTATCCATATGA
- a CDS encoding MFS transporter, with protein sequence MNIIGKIKHLAEMPTFHVLLALSAAHCLNDLLQSVITAMYPMLKADLGLSFGQIGIITLVYQMAASIFQPVVGYAFDKRPFVFSLPAGMVSTSIGIVMFAYCDTMAGILVSVFMVGIGSATLHPEASRITSLAGRERRGFAQSVFQVGGNFGGSVGPLLVALIVAPHGRHYVVWFLVASTLCFAAMRPICRWYGLYLRDLRSRPQGVSQPLKLPLSRRMTVFAIAVIAVLIFSKYIYMASLSSYYTFYLIDKFGVSVSQSQIFLFVFVVSTAVGTLVGGPVGDRYGRKIVIWVSILGTAPFSLLMPHVSLPVTVVLSFCAGFMLSSAFPAILLYAQELLPSKLGMISGLFFGFSFGVGGIASAVLGGFADTYGIEMVYNVCAYTPLLGVVAGLLPNLRNR encoded by the coding sequence ATGAATATCATAGGAAAGATCAAACATCTGGCTGAGATGCCGACGTTTCATGTGCTTCTCGCTCTGAGTGCCGCACATTGTCTTAATGACCTGTTGCAATCGGTGATAACAGCTATGTATCCGATGCTTAAGGCAGATCTTGGTCTGTCGTTCGGTCAGATTGGTATAATAACTCTTGTGTATCAGATGGCAGCGTCGATATTCCAGCCTGTAGTGGGGTATGCTTTCGACAAGCGTCCGTTTGTGTTCAGTCTCCCTGCCGGCATGGTGTCCACGTCGATAGGTATAGTGATGTTTGCCTATTGCGATACTATGGCGGGCATACTTGTGTCGGTGTTTATGGTAGGTATAGGATCAGCGACGCTCCATCCCGAGGCGTCGCGCATCACTTCGCTTGCCGGAAGAGAGCGAAGAGGATTTGCCCAGTCGGTGTTTCAGGTCGGAGGTAATTTCGGCGGCTCTGTGGGTCCGTTGCTCGTGGCTCTGATTGTTGCTCCTCACGGGAGGCATTATGTGGTGTGGTTTCTTGTGGCATCCACTCTGTGTTTTGCCGCTATGAGACCGATATGTAGATGGTATGGTCTTTATCTCAGGGATCTTCGCAGCCGTCCGCAAGGGGTGTCCCAGCCATTGAAGTTGCCGTTGTCGCGCAGGATGACGGTGTTTGCCATAGCGGTGATTGCCGTGCTTATTTTCTCCAAGTACATATATATGGCATCATTGTCGAGCTATTATACGTTCTATCTGATAGATAAGTTCGGTGTCAGTGTGTCGCAGTCCCAGATATTCCTGTTTGTGTTTGTGGTCTCCACGGCTGTTGGGACTCTTGTAGGAGGACCTGTGGGTGACCGTTACGGACGCAAGATAGTGATATGGGTCTCTATACTCGGCACCGCTCCGTTCAGCCTGCTTATGCCACATGTGTCTCTTCCAGTCACGGTGGTGCTGAGTTTCTGTGCAGGATTCATGCTTTCATCGGCTTTTCCTGCCATACTTCTGTATGCTCAGGAGCTGTTGCCCTCCAAGCTTGGTATGATATCCGGATTGTTTTTCGGATTCTCGTTCGGAGTGGGAGGCATAGCGTCGGCCGTATTGGGAGGATTTGCCGATACTTATGGCATTGAGATGGTCTACAATGTGTGTGCCTACACCCCGTTGCTGGGCGTAGTGGCGGGACTTCTGCCAAATCTGAGGAATAGGTGA
- the mce gene encoding methylmalonyl-CoA epimerase: MDISHIEHVGIAVPNLEEAIAFYENTLGIKCFAIEEVEDQKVRTAFFKIGQTKIELLEGTSPESAISKFVANNGGRGGIQHIALAIEDGVANALAEVEEKGCRLIDKAPRKGAEGLNIAFLHPKSTCGTLIELCEDPNK; this comes from the coding sequence ATGGATATTTCGCATATCGAACATGTCGGCATCGCTGTCCCCAATCTGGAGGAGGCCATCGCTTTTTACGAGAACACCCTTGGCATCAAGTGTTTTGCTATAGAGGAAGTAGAGGACCAGAAGGTGCGCACAGCATTCTTCAAGATCGGTCAGACAAAGATTGAGCTTCTTGAGGGCACTTCCCCCGAGAGCGCGATCAGCAAGTTTGTAGCCAACAACGGCGGACGCGGTGGCATACAGCACATTGCGCTCGCCATTGAGGATGGTGTGGCAAATGCTCTCGCCGAAGTCGAGGAGAAGGGTTGCCGTCTTATCGACAAGGCTCCCCGCAAGGGTGCCGAGGGTCTTAATATCGCATTCCTTCACCCGAAGTCAACTTGCGGCACTCTCATAGAGCTCTGCGAGGACCCCAATAAATAG
- a CDS encoding acyl-CoA carboxylase subunit beta, with protein MSNQLEKVKELIALREEARLGGGEKAIQKQHERGKYTARERIAQLLDEGSFEEIDMFVRHRCYNFGQEKKSYLGDGVVTGYGTIEGRLVYVFAQDFTVFGGSLSETMALKICKIMDMAMKMGAPVIGLNDSGGARIQEGINALAGYAEIFQRNILASGVIPQISGILGPCAGGAVYSPALTDFTIMTKSISYMFLTGPKVVKTVTGEDVSQEALGGAAVHSQKSGVAHFAAEDGEETLSIIRKLFSYIPQNNLEEPPLVECNDPIDRLEDSLNEIIPDSANRPYDMYEVIGAIVDNGEFLEIQRDYAKNIIIGFARFNGQAVGIVANQPKFLAGVLDSNASRKGARFVRFCDAFNIPLVTLVDVPGFLPGTGQEYNGVILHGAKLLYAYGEATVPKVTVTLRKSYGGSHIVMSCKQLRGDMNYAWPTAEIAVMGGAGAVEVLYAKEAKASDDPAKVLQEKEAEYNKLFCNPYNAARYGYIDDVIEPRNTRFRVIRALQQLATKKVVNPAKKHGNIPL; from the coding sequence ATGAGCAATCAGCTTGAAAAAGTAAAAGAGCTTATCGCCTTGCGCGAGGAGGCTCGTCTGGGCGGTGGTGAAAAGGCCATCCAGAAACAGCACGAACGCGGCAAGTACACAGCCCGCGAGCGCATAGCCCAGCTCCTCGACGAAGGTTCGTTTGAGGAGATCGATATGTTCGTGCGTCACCGTTGCTACAACTTCGGACAGGAGAAGAAGAGCTATCTCGGTGACGGCGTTGTTACCGGTTACGGTACTATCGAAGGACGTCTCGTGTATGTGTTCGCACAGGATTTCACTGTCTTTGGCGGATCACTCAGTGAGACTATGGCTCTCAAGATCTGCAAGATAATGGATATGGCGATGAAAATGGGAGCTCCTGTCATCGGTCTTAACGACTCAGGTGGTGCCCGTATCCAGGAAGGCATCAACGCTCTTGCCGGATATGCCGAGATATTCCAGCGTAACATCCTTGCATCAGGTGTGATACCTCAGATTTCAGGTATCCTCGGTCCGTGTGCCGGCGGTGCGGTGTATTCTCCCGCCCTCACTGACTTCACTATTATGACCAAGAGTATTTCCTATATGTTCCTCACAGGTCCGAAGGTTGTAAAGACTGTCACCGGAGAGGATGTGAGCCAGGAGGCACTCGGCGGAGCAGCCGTTCATTCTCAGAAGAGCGGTGTGGCCCATTTCGCAGCCGAGGATGGAGAGGAGACACTGTCGATCATCCGCAAGCTCTTCAGCTACATTCCTCAGAACAACCTTGAGGAGCCGCCGCTGGTAGAGTGCAACGACCCCATCGACCGTCTGGAGGATTCTCTCAACGAGATCATACCAGATTCAGCCAACCGTCCTTATGATATGTATGAGGTGATTGGTGCTATAGTCGACAACGGTGAATTCCTTGAGATACAGCGCGACTATGCCAAGAACATCATCATCGGTTTTGCCCGATTCAACGGTCAGGCTGTCGGCATTGTCGCCAATCAGCCCAAGTTCCTTGCCGGTGTGCTTGACAGCAACGCATCCCGCAAGGGCGCGCGTTTCGTTCGTTTCTGCGATGCGTTCAATATACCCCTTGTCACCCTCGTTGACGTTCCGGGCTTCCTTCCCGGCACAGGTCAGGAGTACAACGGTGTCATCCTTCACGGAGCCAAGCTCCTCTATGCTTACGGAGAGGCTACAGTGCCCAAGGTAACCGTCACACTCCGCAAGAGCTACGGCGGCAGCCATATCGTGATGTCGTGCAAGCAGCTCCGCGGCGATATGAACTATGCCTGGCCTACAGCCGAGATTGCGGTTATGGGTGGCGCAGGAGCCGTTGAGGTGCTTTATGCCAAGGAGGCGAAGGCTTCCGACGATCCCGCCAAGGTGCTTCAGGAGAAGGAGGCAGAGTACAACAAACTCTTCTGCAACCCCTACAATGCAGCACGTTACGGATATATCGATGACGTCATCGAGCCGCGCAACACACGATTCCGTGTTATCCGCGCTCTCCAGCAGCTCGCTACCAAGAAGGTGGTCAACCCCGCCAAGAAGCATGGTAACATACCTCTATAA